A region of Marinifilum sp. JC120 DNA encodes the following proteins:
- a CDS encoding sensor histidine kinase: MGASAPQKDRDGLCFFGQISAAISHDLKNVLAIINEDAGLLQDFSLMAAQGMELDPPRLVKLAEKIQGQVKRGDGIIKNMNRFAHSVDLPVCDVNFRELTGLVISLLTRIASRKCVTVTLKEGEQVNGKGDPFTIQMLIAKALEYSMDSAGRDGELDIELSSADGVNVLTISGLSEAIPEEQLAELESISVKAGGKPAYVPQDNILIFKF; the protein is encoded by the coding sequence ATGGGAGCATCAGCACCGCAGAAAGATCGTGACGGACTCTGCTTTTTCGGGCAGATAAGCGCGGCCATTTCCCATGATCTTAAAAATGTCTTGGCAATCATCAATGAAGATGCCGGCTTATTGCAGGATTTTTCACTCATGGCTGCACAGGGCATGGAACTTGACCCACCGCGTCTGGTAAAACTGGCGGAAAAAATTCAGGGTCAGGTTAAGAGAGGGGATGGAATCATTAAAAACATGAACCGTTTTGCCCACAGTGTGGACCTTCCGGTATGCGATGTTAATTTCCGCGAACTCACAGGTTTGGTAATTTCCCTGCTGACCCGCATAGCCTCGCGCAAGTGTGTCACGGTAACCCTTAAGGAAGGCGAACAGGTCAACGGAAAGGGCGACCCATTCACCATCCAGATGCTCATTGCTAAAGCTCTTGAGTATTCCATGGATAGTGCAGGCAGGGATGGAGAACTCGACATCGAGCTCAGCTCCGCAGATGGCGTCAACGTACTGACTATTTCAGGATTGAGTGAAGCAATACCTGAAGAACAGCTGGCCGAGCTTGAATCAATTTCCGTAAAAGCGGGCGGCAAACCCGCATATGTCCCACAGGACAATATATTAATTTTTAAATTTTAA
- a CDS encoding sensor histidine kinase: MNIKGIFKPEFWDADAKSAGPYKQLFDYKRIWQLCIGILVAVSLVPILIMASIDFSVTRGAIISENTLEAARTTSNTRRSVSYFLEERKSALQLLVELHDFRSFHDREKLSQMLKSLKNSFGGFVDLGVINSKGKQVAYVGPYKLEGREYAGQDWFKQTVEQGIYISEVFLGFRDSPHIVIAVKHMLDETNNHFKILRATLDTRQFNGILSSLDLSAGEDVFLVNREGVLQTPSKWNGEIFSKVGFELPEKSFRTKVEEISYRKGDLAMVGYAYLKNTPFVLLYVKTEEEFMGGWQSSRDTVTWFTVVSIAVIILVMWAVASYLVDRIYMADMTRSKALQQMEHHNRMASIGRLAAGVAHEINNPLAIINEKAGLLKDLFTFSKAYEADDRLLGLVDSVIGSVERCGRITKRLLGFSRQTDMELRPVYPRKVIDTVLSFLDKEAEYRCIDIDVEVDEGIYEVVTDRGKLEQVLLNLINNAFQAMKDGGALLVRVERGDRQVLFSVKDNGCGIPESDLKRIFEPFYSTKKQSGGTGLGLSITYGLVQDLGGDMKVQSQLGKGTEFSFSLPVVPNMNGES, from the coding sequence ATGAACATTAAGGGAATATTTAAGCCGGAATTCTGGGATGCGGACGCAAAGTCCGCCGGACCTTACAAGCAGTTGTTTGACTACAAGCGTATCTGGCAGCTTTGTATCGGAATCCTTGTTGCGGTATCCCTTGTTCCCATTTTGATCATGGCCTCCATTGACTTCAGTGTAACCCGGGGAGCGATCATATCTGAGAATACCCTAGAGGCGGCAAGGACTACGTCCAATACCCGCCGTTCGGTTTCCTACTTTCTGGAGGAGCGGAAATCAGCATTACAGCTGCTGGTTGAACTGCATGATTTCCGCTCCTTCCATGATCGGGAAAAGCTGTCTCAGATGTTGAAGTCTCTTAAAAACAGTTTTGGCGGTTTCGTTGACCTCGGCGTAATCAACAGTAAAGGCAAGCAGGTTGCTTATGTTGGTCCTTACAAGCTTGAAGGGCGCGAATATGCCGGGCAGGACTGGTTTAAGCAGACGGTTGAGCAGGGTATTTACATCAGCGAGGTATTTCTCGGGTTCCGTGACAGCCCGCATATTGTCATCGCCGTAAAGCATATGCTGGACGAGACAAATAATCATTTCAAGATTCTGCGCGCTACGCTGGATACCCGACAGTTTAACGGAATACTTTCCTCGCTGGATCTTTCTGCCGGAGAAGATGTCTTTCTGGTTAACCGGGAAGGAGTGTTGCAAACTCCATCTAAATGGAACGGTGAAATTTTTTCAAAGGTGGGTTTTGAACTCCCTGAAAAATCATTCCGTACCAAAGTTGAAGAAATTTCTTATCGCAAGGGCGATCTGGCCATGGTCGGTTATGCCTATCTGAAGAACACTCCCTTTGTGCTCCTCTATGTAAAGACTGAAGAGGAATTCATGGGCGGCTGGCAGAGCTCTCGCGATACAGTGACCTGGTTCACCGTAGTTAGTATTGCGGTCATTATCTTGGTTATGTGGGCGGTGGCGTCCTATCTGGTTGACCGTATTTACATGGCGGATATGACCCGCTCCAAAGCCTTGCAGCAGATGGAACATCATAACCGCATGGCTTCCATCGGACGGCTGGCTGCCGGGGTGGCCCATGAGATTAATAATCCGCTGGCTATCATTAATGAAAAGGCCGGGTTGCTTAAGGACCTGTTCACATTCAGCAAGGCTTATGAGGCTGATGATCGGCTGCTCGGCCTTGTGGATTCTGTGATCGGTTCTGTGGAACGGTGTGGGCGCATCACCAAGCGGTTGCTTGGATTCTCCCGCCAGACCGATATGGAACTCCGCCCGGTCTATCCGCGCAAGGTGATTGATACCGTGCTTAGTTTTCTGGACAAGGAAGCAGAGTACAGATGTATTGATATCGACGTAGAGGTGGACGAAGGTATTTATGAAGTGGTAACTGACCGCGGCAAGCTGGAGCAGGTTCTGCTGAACCTGATAAATAATGCCTTTCAAGCCATGAAAGACGGGGGAGCCCTGCTGGTCAGGGTAGAGCGTGGAGACAGGCAGGTACTATTTTCAGTTAAGGATAACGGGTGCGGTATTCCCGAATCAGACCTGAAAAGAATTTTTGAACCGTTTTATTCAACAAAGAAGCAATCAGGCGGAACCGGGCTGGGATTGTCCATCACTTACGGTCTGGTACAGGACCTTGGTGGGGATATGAAAGTGCAGAGCCAATTGGGGAAAGGAACTGAGTTCAGTTTTTCACTGCCTGTTGTTCCCAATATGAACGGGGAGAGTTAG
- a CDS encoding alanine--glyoxylate aminotransferase family protein: protein MIGDDFAELQLFITGPILLREEVRKAGLLPEFGHRDAENPKRFEPIMRNLKTIAGNPERYTPVIFNGSGTNVLEASIRSLVADSDKVLNVSVGAFGDLYHKLAVVNGKNAVQLKFPYGRAIDLETLEEALKEHKPDLVTFTHNETSTGVIHDVVAVCEMIRAHGAAPIIDAVSIFGGAPTLIDECKPLMYCTSTQKSLGLPAGFGIGFVCEEALEKAESVTNRGYTTDIIAQMGKAKLNQTLTTPNGTLANQMCVQLDYIVNEESVEGRFKRHEDMRAIAHKWAETIDGYELFAQEGHRSPSLTTFKTPAHMTIEKLKEVKELMRGHGYLFDPGYGKINKELAEQDESPIFRVGHMADIQPEMLEEYLEVLGGVLKGFK from the coding sequence ATGATCGGTGACGATTTTGCAGAACTCCAACTTTTTATAACCGGCCCCATCCTCTTGCGTGAGGAAGTGCGCAAAGCCGGGCTTCTTCCTGAATTCGGGCACCGGGATGCTGAGAATCCCAAGCGTTTCGAACCAATCATGCGCAATCTCAAGACCATTGCCGGAAATCCTGAAAGATATACTCCTGTCATATTCAACGGTTCCGGTACAAATGTGCTTGAAGCCTCAATCCGTTCATTGGTTGCGGATTCCGATAAGGTGCTCAATGTCTCCGTGGGCGCGTTCGGTGATCTGTATCATAAATTGGCTGTTGTAAATGGCAAGAACGCGGTGCAGCTCAAATTTCCTTATGGTAGGGCTATTGATCTGGAAACACTGGAAGAGGCTCTCAAGGAGCACAAGCCCGATCTGGTTACTTTTACCCACAACGAGACATCTACCGGAGTGATTCACGATGTGGTTGCGGTTTGCGAAATGATCCGTGCCCACGGGGCAGCGCCGATCATAGATGCTGTTTCAATTTTTGGCGGTGCGCCTACCTTAATAGATGAGTGCAAGCCGCTCATGTATTGCACTTCTACTCAGAAGTCTCTGGGACTGCCTGCTGGATTCGGTATTGGTTTTGTTTGCGAAGAAGCCTTGGAAAAGGCTGAGTCCGTTACAAACCGGGGTTACACCACTGACATCATAGCCCAGATGGGTAAGGCTAAGCTTAACCAGACTCTGACCACGCCCAACGGCACCCTCGCCAACCAGATGTGCGTGCAGCTTGACTATATAGTTAATGAAGAGAGTGTGGAAGGGCGTTTCAAACGTCATGAAGATATGCGGGCCATTGCCCATAAATGGGCTGAGACTATAGATGGCTACGAACTCTTTGCGCAGGAAGGGCATCGCTCCCCCAGTCTGACCACTTTCAAGACTCCGGCGCATATGACTATCGAGAAGCTTAAGGAAGTTAAGGAACTCATGCGCGGGCACGGCTACCTTTTTGATCCCGGCTACGGAAAGATCAACAAAGAGCTGGCCGAACAGGACGAATCCCCCATCTTCCGAGTGGGTCACATGGCTGACATCCAGCCGGAGATGCTTGAGGAGTACCTTGAGGTTCTTGGTGGGGTGTTGAAAGGATTTAAGTAA
- a CDS encoding response regulator: MAEKVLLIDDEKEFVEGLAERMELRGMNVTACTNPQEALDKVDAESFDAIVLDLQMPGIDGIEALKHIKKTRPEMQVILLSGHATVEKGIEAMKLGAMDFVEKPADINVLTDKIKKAQAKKMIIVEEKTGEKVKDILSHKGW; the protein is encoded by the coding sequence ATGGCAGAAAAAGTACTTCTGATTGATGACGAAAAAGAATTTGTTGAAGGTCTGGCTGAACGTATGGAACTGCGTGGTATGAACGTAACAGCATGCACCAATCCGCAGGAAGCCCTCGACAAAGTTGATGCTGAATCTTTTGACGCAATCGTGCTTGACCTTCAGATGCCCGGTATTGACGGCATTGAGGCTCTTAAGCACATCAAAAAGACAAGACCTGAAATGCAGGTAATCCTGCTCAGCGGTCATGCTACCGTTGAAAAGGGTATTGAGGCCATGAAGCTCGGCGCAATGGATTTCGTTGAAAAACCAGCCGATATCAACGTGCTTACCGACAAGATTAAAAAAGCACAGGCCAAGAAAATGATCATCGTTGAAGAAAAGACCGGTGAAAAAGTTAAGGATATTCTGAGCCACAAGGGCTGGTAG
- a CDS encoding response regulator, producing MSDLFLFSGLFCQADAIVKRLMDDTDFKLVTDEDLVAEAAVLGGMSENAVAKAFSPKTSIFNKFSHEKERAVSWLRLALANKLAEGQALLVSGMVTQLLSQEISHVLKVCIIDDLQKRLETALNESGLSEGEAEKEIQQSDEESTVWVREVAGENDPWAPALYDMVIPADKTGVDESVALIKEQLMNSAVEVTEQSKQAVQDFLLAAKVETALVGKGHNVVVRAEKGKVTLAINKKVLMVERLEKDLREIAEPLDGVKSVDVTFGKEFYEADIYRRMDFELPSRVLLVDDEREFVKTLSERLLLRDLGSAVVYDGESALNVVQDDEPEVMILDLKMPGIDGIEVLRRVKSDRPGIEVIILTGHGSDDDRKTCMDLGAFAYLNKPVDIDVLSKTLKEAYAKVRNS from the coding sequence ATGTCTGATCTGTTTCTCTTCAGCGGTCTTTTCTGTCAGGCGGATGCTATTGTTAAGCGTCTGATGGACGACACCGATTTCAAACTGGTCACTGATGAAGACCTTGTGGCTGAAGCTGCTGTTCTCGGCGGAATGAGCGAGAACGCTGTAGCCAAGGCTTTTTCTCCCAAGACTTCCATATTCAACAAGTTCAGCCATGAAAAGGAACGTGCTGTTTCCTGGCTCAGGCTGGCTCTTGCTAATAAACTTGCCGAAGGGCAGGCTCTGCTGGTTTCCGGCATGGTCACTCAGCTCCTTTCGCAGGAAATCAGTCATGTGCTTAAGGTCTGCATTATCGATGACCTTCAGAAACGTCTGGAAACTGCACTTAATGAGTCCGGTCTTTCCGAAGGCGAAGCTGAAAAGGAAATCCAGCAGAGCGATGAAGAAAGTACCGTATGGGTTCGCGAAGTAGCCGGGGAGAATGATCCCTGGGCTCCTGCCCTTTACGATATGGTCATTCCCGCAGACAAGACCGGCGTTGATGAATCTGTTGCCTTGATCAAAGAGCAGCTGATGAATTCGGCTGTTGAAGTCACTGAGCAGTCCAAGCAGGCTGTGCAGGACTTTCTGCTTGCCGCCAAGGTTGAGACCGCTCTAGTCGGCAAGGGGCACAACGTTGTTGTCCGTGCTGAAAAAGGCAAGGTAACTCTCGCCATCAATAAAAAAGTGCTCATGGTTGAGCGTCTTGAAAAGGATCTGCGCGAAATCGCTGAGCCTCTTGATGGTGTAAAGAGTGTGGATGTGACCTTTGGTAAGGAATTTTATGAGGCTGATATTTATCGCCGCATGGATTTCGAGCTTCCGTCTCGCGTGCTGCTGGTTGACGATGAGCGTGAATTTGTAAAGACCCTTTCCGAACGTCTGCTGCTGCGTGATCTCGGTTCCGCAGTGGTTTACGATGGTGAATCCGCACTTAATGTGGTTCAGGACGATGAGCCTGAAGTAATGATCCTTGACCTCAAGATGCCCGGCATCGACGGTATCGAGGTTCTGCGCCGGGTTAAGTCTGACCGTCCGGGTATTGAAGTGATCATCCTTACCGGCCACGGTTCTGACGATGACCGCAAGACCTGCATGGATCTGGGCGCGTTCGCATATCTGAACAAGCCAGTGGATATCGATGTACTCAGCAAGACTCTCAAGGAAGCTTACGCCAAGGTGCGTAACTCTTAA
- a CDS encoding response regulator, which translates to MKILLVDDESELVSALAERLSFRGFDADWVCSGADAIDKVKENEYDLAVLDVKMPRMSGLELRAELNKIRSGMKYIFLSGHGSEDDYKAGAAEAECYLVKPVKIEELVEKINLALESE; encoded by the coding sequence ATGAAGATTTTACTGGTGGACGATGAATCCGAACTGGTTTCGGCTCTTGCGGAAAGGCTTTCTTTTCGAGGGTTTGATGCCGACTGGGTTTGTTCCGGAGCGGATGCAATCGATAAGGTCAAAGAGAATGAGTACGACCTTGCGGTTCTGGACGTGAAAATGCCGCGCATGAGCGGACTGGAATTGCGGGCAGAGCTGAATAAGATTCGTTCAGGCATGAAATATATTTTCCTTTCCGGCCACGGTTCGGAAGATGATTACAAGGCGGGAGCAGCAGAAGCGGAGTGCTATCTGGTCAAGCCCGTTAAGATTGAAGAGCTGGTAGAGAAAATTAATCTGGCTCTTGAATCTGAATAA
- a CDS encoding TetR/AcrR family transcriptional regulator: MTKMSKKKAAILEAATILFANKGFADTSMQELSKMTGAAEGTIFYHFKNKEHLLLTILEATRGRILEEFEAHMDHHQPGTGIEEMEEVVAFYLLLAGRMEYQFLLLHRHFLYQFAESRPEFRENLEAIYNCLVILFEQAIQKGLDDGSIGEVNPRKSALIIFTMVDGLVRFKNFNLYDAGALFNDLIESIRRMLKPN; encoded by the coding sequence ATGACCAAGATGTCCAAAAAGAAGGCGGCAATTCTGGAGGCTGCCACCATCCTTTTCGCTAATAAGGGATTTGCCGACACTTCCATGCAGGAATTGTCCAAGATGACCGGAGCGGCGGAAGGAACCATCTTCTATCACTTCAAGAATAAGGAACATCTCCTGTTAACGATCCTTGAGGCAACAAGGGGTCGTATTCTGGAAGAGTTCGAGGCTCACATGGATCACCATCAGCCTGGGACCGGTATTGAAGAGATGGAAGAGGTGGTTGCGTTTTACCTTCTTCTGGCCGGACGTATGGAATATCAATTTCTTCTTTTGCACCGACATTTCCTTTATCAGTTCGCCGAAAGCCGACCTGAATTCCGGGAAAACCTCGAAGCCATCTATAACTGCCTGGTCATACTTTTTGAGCAGGCTATCCAGAAGGGGTTGGATGATGGCTCCATCGGCGAGGTCAACCCCCGGAAGAGCGCACTCATCATTTTTACGATGGTCGATGGTTTAGTGAGATTCAAGAACTTTAATCTCTACGACGCGGGTGCTCTTTTCAACGATCTGATCGAGTCCATCCGCAGGATGTTGAAACCTAACTAG
- a CDS encoding SulP family inorganic anion transporter encodes MLTRIFPFLGWFKKYSGVAFRADIISGLTVALVLIPQSMAYAQLAGMPAYYGLYASLLPPMVAALFGSSRQLATGPVAVVSLMTAASLEPLATAGSEGYIAYALLLALLVGIFQFLLGVLRLGLVVNFLSHPVVNGFTNAAAIIIASSQLSKMFGVYVDKAELHFETIVRVIKGAIHYTHLPTLGMGVLAFAIMVGLKRFNPKIPNVLCAVVITTLLSWSTGFNHDTNVNIAAIQDQEVQTLIADFNKSVTGIENLAIKRTEIAALEDQAKADKNQIGYYDAEHDIAVVNYQVKLLKHKSHELRAELRNLLLDGVEQADGSMAFYVQGKAPEGLTTDGRSWRVKVGNKVLDTASLRMMGGGAVVGNIPSGFPAIAVPSLDLKVILKLLPFAVIISLLGFMEAISIAKAMAAKTGQRLDPNQELIGQGLANMLGACGSAYPASGSFSRSAVNLQAGAVTGLSSVFTSVIVAVTLLFFTPLLYHLPQAVLAAVIMMAVIGLINASGFIHAWKAQKYDGAISIISFIATLAFAPHLDKGIMIGVALSLGVFLYKSMRPRVAALSKGEDEVLRDASIHGLRECDHIAVVRFDGPLFFANASFLEDQITDRTMDMPNLKHIILVCNGINDIDASGEEALSLIVDTVRSGGRDISLSGVNEAVMAVLERTHLLEKIGRDHVYADTEDALCKTHALAHKDGSEPDCPLTTHCRLSGNA; translated from the coding sequence ATGCTTACTCGAATTTTTCCTTTTCTGGGCTGGTTCAAAAAGTACAGCGGAGTTGCTTTCAGGGCGGATATAATTTCCGGTCTGACCGTTGCTCTGGTGCTTATTCCCCAGTCCATGGCGTATGCGCAGCTGGCGGGCATGCCTGCTTACTACGGTCTTTACGCCTCATTGCTTCCACCTATGGTGGCAGCCCTGTTCGGCTCCAGCCGTCAGCTCGCTACCGGCCCTGTTGCTGTTGTATCACTTATGACCGCAGCTTCCCTTGAACCTCTGGCAACCGCAGGCAGTGAAGGTTATATCGCTTACGCATTGTTGCTGGCTTTGCTGGTCGGTATTTTTCAATTTCTGCTCGGCGTACTTCGCCTTGGTCTGGTTGTTAACTTCCTTTCTCATCCGGTTGTTAACGGCTTTACCAACGCAGCGGCTATCATTATTGCCTCGTCCCAGCTTTCAAAGATGTTCGGTGTCTACGTAGACAAAGCCGAGCTGCACTTTGAAACCATCGTGAGGGTTATCAAGGGTGCCATTCATTACACCCACCTACCTACGTTGGGGATGGGGGTCCTTGCTTTTGCTATCATGGTCGGGCTTAAGAGGTTTAACCCGAAGATTCCCAATGTACTCTGTGCGGTTGTTATTACCACACTGCTTTCATGGTCTACCGGTTTTAACCATGATACCAATGTCAATATCGCTGCTATTCAGGATCAGGAAGTGCAGACTCTTATCGCTGATTTTAACAAATCCGTAACCGGAATTGAAAATTTGGCGATCAAGCGTACCGAAATCGCGGCTCTTGAAGATCAGGCCAAGGCTGATAAAAATCAGATCGGCTACTATGACGCCGAGCATGATATTGCTGTGGTCAACTATCAGGTCAAGCTGCTCAAGCATAAATCCCATGAACTGCGTGCGGAACTGCGTAACCTTCTTCTTGACGGAGTGGAGCAGGCTGACGGTTCCATGGCTTTCTATGTACAGGGTAAAGCTCCCGAAGGTCTGACCACTGACGGTCGTAGCTGGCGTGTAAAAGTGGGCAACAAAGTGCTTGATACTGCTTCTCTGAGGATGATGGGCGGTGGTGCGGTTGTTGGAAACATTCCTTCCGGCTTCCCCGCAATTGCTGTTCCTTCTCTCGACTTGAAAGTAATCCTCAAGTTACTGCCTTTCGCAGTTATCATTTCCCTGCTTGGTTTTATGGAAGCTATCTCCATTGCAAAGGCTATGGCTGCAAAGACTGGCCAGAGACTTGATCCCAACCAGGAACTTATCGGTCAGGGTCTTGCGAACATGCTTGGTGCTTGCGGTTCAGCTTATCCTGCTTCGGGGTCATTCTCCCGTTCCGCAGTTAACTTGCAGGCGGGTGCTGTAACAGGTCTTTCAAGTGTATTTACTTCCGTCATCGTGGCCGTCACGTTGCTGTTTTTCACCCCGCTTCTTTATCATTTGCCGCAGGCTGTTCTGGCTGCTGTTATTATGATGGCTGTTATCGGGCTGATCAACGCTTCCGGTTTCATCCATGCATGGAAGGCCCAGAAATATGACGGAGCTATCTCAATTATCTCATTTATTGCAACTCTGGCCTTTGCACCGCACCTTGATAAGGGTATTATGATTGGTGTGGCACTTTCGCTCGGCGTATTCCTCTACAAGAGCATGCGTCCCCGTGTTGCAGCCCTGTCCAAGGGTGAGGATGAAGTCCTTCGTGACGCCAGCATCCATGGCCTGCGCGAATGCGACCACATCGCGGTCGTTCGTTTTGACGGTCCTCTGTTCTTCGCTAACGCAAGTTTCCTCGAAGATCAGATCACTGACCGCACCATGGACATGCCCAATTTGAAACACATAATTCTGGTCTGCAACGGTATTAACGACATTGACGCATCCGGCGAGGAAGCACTTTCTCTGATCGTTGACACTGTAAGAAGCGGTGGCCGCGATATCTCACTTTCCGGTGTGAACGAGGCGGTTATGGCAGTGCTTGAACGCACCCATCTGCTTGAAAAGATCGGTCGCGATCATGTTTATGCCGATACTGAGGACGCTCTCTGCAAGACTCACGCTCTGGCCCACAAAGATGGCTCCGAGCCTGATTGCCCGCTCACAACTCACTGCCGTCTCAGCGGTAACGCTTAG
- the hypF gene encoding carbamoyltransferase HypF, translating into MTANNIFRRLLTVTGQVQGVGFRPFVYKTALKHKLSGTVLNSPEGVLIELQGTKDALDGFDQSFKDDLPRLARIVSQKKKDIEMVEGEEKFCILASTAGEGHCVLISPDVATCPDCFEDMNDPQNRRYEYPFTNCTNCGPRYTITKSIPYDRPVTSMACFPLCNDCRKEYEDPLDRRFHAQPNACAECGPKVWLTDNEGSEIAGPKTALRELAKMLAEGKVAGVKGLGGFHLVCDASNEEAVRTLRERKNRPDKPLAVMIRDVDEARKLASLTTNDIELLEGLQRPIVLAPKGKDYSLAPEIAPDTDFIGLMVPYTPLHQVMLKYFSALNESDEPSALVMTSGNMSSAPICIGNREALKRLPHIVDVFLFHNRDILIRVDDSVARSVPEFNGKTESRTVFMRRARGFTPSPVFLAQDGPCVLGTGPELKNTLCLTKGDQAFSSQHIGDMQNLETANFWKEIRLHLQSILKVKPELVVHDLHPDYLTTGLAEEISLAEGIETTALQHHYAHIHAVLAENKHQGPALGLALDGTGLGEDRTIWGGECLLVDNEKLEHKRLARFTHLRLPGGEAAVREPWRIARAAAKDLGLDADLIPVPDKFCGGLKMFDQVLEKNINCPTTSSCGRLFDAVSAMLGLCSVISYEGQAAIILEKVQNMDEQGAYDCPLEQSAEPYKIHTGELFRQAFEDFQNDISPAIISRRFHRGLILGLADCAELIADQTGIKTVGLSGGVMQNLTIAVELPVELKKHGLTPLVHRYLPPNDGCISLGQAVYGQLLLKSR; encoded by the coding sequence ATGACCGCAAACAATATTTTCCGCAGACTGCTCACCGTTACCGGACAAGTACAGGGAGTAGGTTTCAGGCCCTTTGTTTACAAAACCGCCCTCAAGCACAAGCTATCCGGAACGGTACTCAACAGCCCGGAAGGGGTACTTATAGAATTACAGGGAACAAAGGACGCACTGGACGGGTTCGATCAATCCTTCAAAGACGATCTACCCCGCTTAGCGCGCATAGTTTCACAAAAAAAGAAAGATATTGAAATGGTTGAGGGCGAAGAAAAATTCTGTATTCTGGCTTCCACCGCCGGGGAAGGACATTGCGTGCTGATCAGCCCTGACGTAGCAACCTGCCCTGATTGTTTCGAGGATATGAATGATCCTCAGAACCGCCGCTATGAATATCCATTCACCAACTGTACAAATTGCGGCCCGCGTTACACCATCACCAAATCCATTCCCTATGACCGCCCGGTCACATCCATGGCCTGTTTCCCTTTATGTAATGACTGCCGGAAAGAATATGAAGATCCGCTGGACCGCCGTTTTCATGCCCAGCCCAATGCTTGCGCCGAGTGCGGTCCCAAGGTCTGGCTGACCGATAATGAAGGTAGCGAGATTGCAGGACCGAAAACAGCCCTGCGTGAACTGGCAAAAATGCTGGCAGAAGGAAAGGTTGCCGGAGTAAAAGGGTTAGGCGGATTTCATCTGGTCTGCGATGCATCAAATGAAGAGGCCGTACGCACTCTGCGTGAACGCAAAAACCGCCCAGACAAACCACTGGCGGTCATGATTCGTGATGTGGATGAAGCGCGTAAACTTGCGAGTCTCACCACTAACGACATTGAATTGCTGGAAGGCTTGCAGCGGCCCATCGTGCTGGCCCCCAAAGGTAAGGATTATTCCCTTGCTCCGGAGATTGCCCCGGATACGGATTTCATTGGACTTATGGTGCCTTACACTCCGCTGCATCAGGTTATGCTTAAGTACTTTTCCGCGCTGAATGAATCGGACGAGCCCTCAGCACTGGTCATGACTTCCGGTAACATGAGCTCCGCGCCTATCTGCATCGGCAACCGCGAGGCCCTGAAACGGCTGCCGCATATTGTGGATGTTTTCCTTTTCCACAACCGGGACATTCTCATCCGGGTTGATGATTCAGTGGCCCGTTCCGTGCCTGAATTTAATGGTAAAACTGAATCACGCACGGTCTTCATGCGCCGAGCTAGAGGGTTCACCCCTTCTCCGGTTTTCCTTGCGCAGGACGGCCCTTGTGTGCTGGGTACCGGACCGGAGCTGAAAAACACCCTCTGCCTGACTAAAGGCGACCAAGCTTTCAGCAGCCAGCATATCGGGGACATGCAAAATCTTGAGACTGCCAATTTTTGGAAGGAAATCCGACTCCATTTGCAATCCATCCTCAAGGTCAAACCAGAGCTTGTTGTCCACGACCTGCACCCTGATTACCTGACCACCGGACTGGCCGAAGAAATTTCACTGGCTGAAGGTATCGAGACAACCGCGCTGCAACACCACTATGCCCACATCCACGCCGTACTTGCCGAAAACAAACATCAAGGTCCCGCGCTGGGTCTTGCTCTTGACGGGACCGGACTGGGTGAAGACCGCACCATCTGGGGCGGCGAATGTTTGCTGGTAGATAATGAAAAACTGGAACACAAAAGGCTGGCCCGTTTCACCCATTTGCGCCTCCCCGGCGGTGAAGCAGCTGTACGCGAACCGTGGCGCATAGCCCGAGCAGCAGCCAAGGACCTCGGCCTTGATGCGGATTTAATTCCCGTGCCGGACAAATTTTGTGGCGGCCTGAAAATGTTTGATCAGGTCCTTGAAAAAAACATTAACTGCCCGACCACCAGCAGTTGCGGACGTCTTTTTGACGCGGTCTCGGCCATGCTCGGACTATGCTCGGTAATATCCTATGAAGGACAGGCAGCCATTATCCTCGAGAAAGTTCAGAATATGGATGAGCAAGGCGCATACGACTGCCCTCTTGAGCAATCAGCGGAGCCGTACAAAATCCACACGGGTGAACTTTTCAGGCAGGCCTTCGAAGATTTCCAAAATGATATATCTCCAGCCATCATCAGCCGCCGTTTCCATCGCGGACTGATCTTAGGGCTTGCTGATTGCGCAGAACTAATTGCCGATCAAACCGGAATCAAAACCGTGGGCCTCAGCGGCGGAGTCATGCAGAATCTGACCATCGCAGTAGAACTACCCGTAGAACTTAAAAAGCACGGCCTGACTCCGCTGGTTCACCGCTATCTGCCACCCAACGACGGTTGCATATCACTTGGGCAGGCTGTTTATGGACAATTACTACTTAAGAGTAGGTAA